A part of Legionella sainthelensi genomic DNA contains:
- a CDS encoding DUF2130 domain-containing protein has product MSEPTIICPSCKTEIKLTESLAAPLIESTKKQFEEKIRLKDKEIYDKENAIRLKESELKEKQQKIDEQISKQVQEQLKIERTTISKEEASKAKIAFETELDKKSKDIFDLQEILKSRDEKLAIAQKAEADFIKKQRELDDTKREMELTIEKRISEGIDQARSMARQEIEESLNLKIREKEQTISSMQKQIEDLKRKAEQGSQQLQGEAQELAIESLLQTKFPFDSIEPVPKGEFGGDVIQQVKNSTGQVCGMILWESKRTKNWSDSWISKLKDDQRAAKAEIAVIVSQTLPQGIDSFELINGVWVTHPKAAFPVAMVLRQTLLEVSLARNSATGQQTKMEMVYDYLTGPRFRQRVEAIVDAFSSMQTDLEKERKVIMKQWAKRSEQIERVTSATIGMYGDLQGIAGKSLQEIEGLELRSLGSSSEK; this is encoded by the coding sequence ATGTCAGAACCTACAATCATTTGCCCCTCATGCAAAACTGAGATCAAATTAACTGAATCTTTAGCCGCCCCTTTAATAGAGTCTACTAAGAAACAATTTGAAGAAAAAATAAGACTTAAAGATAAAGAAATCTATGACAAAGAAAATGCTATTCGACTAAAAGAATCAGAGCTAAAAGAGAAACAACAAAAAATCGATGAACAAATTTCAAAGCAAGTTCAAGAGCAACTAAAAATTGAACGTACTACGATATCGAAAGAAGAAGCAAGCAAAGCAAAAATTGCCTTCGAAACAGAGTTAGATAAGAAATCTAAAGATATTTTTGATTTACAAGAAATCCTTAAATCCCGCGATGAAAAATTAGCTATAGCCCAAAAAGCTGAAGCCGACTTTATTAAAAAACAACGTGAATTAGATGACACTAAAAGAGAAATGGAACTTACTATAGAAAAACGTATTAGCGAAGGCATAGATCAAGCTAGATCAATGGCAAGACAAGAAATAGAGGAATCGCTGAATCTAAAAATTAGAGAGAAAGAACAAACAATTTCATCTATGCAGAAGCAAATAGAAGATTTAAAACGAAAAGCAGAGCAAGGATCACAACAACTTCAAGGGGAAGCTCAAGAGCTTGCTATTGAATCTTTGCTACAAACAAAATTTCCTTTCGATTCAATAGAGCCAGTGCCTAAAGGTGAATTTGGTGGAGATGTTATACAACAAGTTAAAAACTCAACTGGGCAAGTTTGTGGCATGATTCTATGGGAGTCAAAGCGCACTAAAAATTGGAGTGATAGCTGGATCTCAAAATTAAAAGATGATCAAAGAGCAGCTAAAGCGGAAATTGCAGTTATAGTCAGTCAAACTCTCCCACAAGGCATAGATAGTTTTGAATTAATAAATGGTGTATGGGTCACTCACCCAAAAGCTGCATTTCCTGTGGCAATGGTACTGCGTCAGACACTCCTTGAAGTATCTTTAGCGCGGAACTCTGCTACGGGCCAGCAAACAAAAATGGAAATGGTCTATGATTATCTAACCGGTCCTCGATTTAGACAGAGGGTAGAAGCTATAGTTGATGCTTTTTCATCAATGCAAACTGATTTAGAAAAGGAACGTAAGGTTATTATGAAACAATGGGCTAAACGCAGTGAGCAAATTGAAAGAGTTACAAGTGCGACTATAGGTATGTATGGAGATTTACAGGGTATAGCAGGTAAATCACTTCAAGAAATAGAGGGATTAGAATTAAGATCGCTGGGATCTAGCTCAGAGAAATAA